A genomic window from Phyllopteryx taeniolatus isolate TA_2022b chromosome 2, UOR_Ptae_1.2, whole genome shotgun sequence includes:
- the LOC133466120 gene encoding uncharacterized protein LOC133466120, giving the protein MTGKSWELVDMMIRRKVDILCVQETRWKCSKARSLGGGFKLFYHGVDGKRNGVGVILKEELAKNVLEVKRVSDRVMRLKFEIEGVMCNVISGYAPQVGCDLEVKEKFWKELDDVVLSIPDRERVVIGADCNGHVGEGNRGDEEVMGKYGIQERNLEGQMVVDFATRMQMAVVNTFFQKRHEHRVTYKSGGRSTQVDYILCRRCNLKEVTNCKVVVGESVARQHRMVVCKMTLVVGRKIRKTKAEKRTMWWKLRQDECCAAFREEVIQALGGREELPEDWTTAAKVIREAGRRVLGVSSGRKGEKETWWWNLTVQEIIQGKRLAKKKWDTERTEERRKEYIEMRHRAKVEVAKAKQEAYDDMYGRLDTKEGEKDLYRLARQRDRDGKDVQQVRVIKDRDGNMLTGASSVLGRWKEYFEELMNEENDREGRVEEASVVDQEVAMISKGEVRKALKRMKNGKAVGPDDIPVEVWKHLGEVAVEFLTSLFNRILVREKMPEEWRKSVLVPIFKNKGDVQSCGNYRGIKLMSHTMKLWERVVEARLRTEVSICEQQYGFMPRKSTTDALFALRMLMEKYREGQKELHCVFVDLEKAYDRVPREELWYCMRKSGVAEKYVRIIQDMYEGSRTAVRCAVGVTEEFKVDVGLHQGSALSPFLFAVVMDRLTDEVRLESPWTMMFADDIVICSESREQLEEQLERWRHALERRGMKISRSKTEYMCMNERGGGGRMRLQGEEMARVEDFKYLGSTVQSNGECGQEVKKRVQAGWNGWRKVSGVLCDRRVSARMKGKVYKTVVRPAMMYGLETVALKRKQEAELEVAEMKMLRFALGVTRLDKIRNELIRGTAKVRCFGDKVRESRLQWFGHVQRRESEYIGRRMMRMELPGKRARGRPKRRLMDVVREDMRAVGVREEDAGDRLSWKRMTRCGDP; this is encoded by the coding sequence atgacaggaaaatcttgggagttggttgacatgatgattaggagaaaggttgatatattgtgtgtccaggagaccaggtggaaatgcagtaaggctagaagtttagggggagggtttaaattattttaccatggtgtagatgggaagagaaatggagtcggggttattttaaaagaagagttggctaagaatgtcttggaggtgaaaagagtatcagatcgagtgatgaggctgaaatttgaaattgagggtgttatgtgtaatgtgattagtggctatgccccacaggtaggatgtgacctagaggtgaaagagaaattctggaaggagctagatgatgtagttctgagcatcccagacagagagagagtcgtaattggtgcagattgtaatggacatgttggtgaaggaaataggggtgatgaagaagtgatgggtaagtacggcatccaggaaaggaacttggagggacagatggtggtagactttgcaacaaggatgcaaatggctgtagtgaacacttttttccagaagaggcacgaacatagggtgacctacaagagcggaggtagaagcacacaggtggattacatcttgtgcagacgatgtaatctgaaggaggttaccaactgtaaggtagtggtaggggagagtgtggctagacagcataggatggtggtgtgtaagatgactctggtggtggggaggaaaattaggaagacaaaggcagagaagagaaccatgtggtggaagctgagacaggacgagtgttgtgcagcttttcgggaagaggtgatacaggctctcggtggacgggaagagcttccagaagactggaccactgcagccaaggtgatcagagaagcaggcaggagagtacttggtgtatcttctggcaggaaaggagagaaggagacttggtggtggaacctcacagtacaggaaatcatacaaggaaaacggttagctaagaagaagtgggacactgagaggaccgaggagaggcgaaaggaatacattgagatgcgacacagggcaaaggtagaggtggcaaaggcaaaacaagaggcatatgatgacatgtatggcaggttggacactaaagaaggagaaaaggatctatacaggctggccagacagagggatagagatgggaaggatgtgcagcaggttagggtgattaaggatagagatggaaatatgttgactggtgccagcagtgtgctaggtagatggaaagaatacttcgaggagttgatgaatgaggaaaatgatagagaagggagagtagaagaggcaagtgtggtggaccaggaagtggcaatgattagtaagggggaagttagaaaggcattaaagagaatgaaaaatggaaaggcagttggtcctgatgacattcctgtggaggtatggaagcatctaggagaggtggctgtggagtttttgaccagcttgttcaatagaattctagtgcgtgagaagatgcctgaggaatggaggaaaagtgtactggtgcccatttttaagaacaaaggtgatgtgcagagctgtggcaactatagaggaataaagttgatgagccacacaatgaagttatgggaaagagtagtggaggctagactcaggacagaagtgagtatttgcgagcaacagtatggtttcatgcctagaaagagtaccacagatgcattatttgccttgaggatgttgatggaaaagtacagagaaggtcagaaggagctacattgtgtctttgtagatctagagaaagcctatgacagagtacccagagaggaactgtggtactgcatgcggaagtctggagtggcagagaagtatgttagaataatacaggacatgtacgagggcagcagaacagcggtgaggtgtgctgtcggtgtgacagaagaatttaaggtggacgtgggactgcatcagggatcagccctgagccccttcctttttgcagtggtgatggataggctgacagatgaggttagactggaatcaccgtggaccatgatgtttgcagatgacattgtgatctgcagtgaaagcagggagcagctggaggaacagttagaaagatggaggcatgcactggaaagaagaggaatgaagattagccgaagtaaaacagaatatatgtgcatgaatgagaggggtggtgggggaagaatgaggctacagggagaagagatggcaagggtagaggactttaaatacttggggtcaaccgtccagagcaatggtgagtgtggtcaggaagtgaagaaacgggtccaagcaggttggaacgggtggaggaaggtgtcaggtgtgttatgtgacagaagagtctctgctaggatgaagggcaaagtttataaaacagtggtgaggccagccatgatgtatggattagagacagtggcactgaagagaaaacaggaagcagagctggaggtggcggaaatgaagatgttgaggttcgctctcggagtgaccaggttggataaaattagaaatgagctcatcagagggacagccaaggttcgatgttttggagacaaagttagagagagcagacttcaatggtttggacacgtccagaggagagagagtgagtatattggtagaaggatgatgaggatggagctgccaggcaagagagctagaggaagaccaaagagaaggttgatggatgtcgtgagggaagacatgagggcagttggtgttcgagaggaggatgcaggagataggttatcatggaaaaggatgacgcgctgtggcgacccctaa